One Triticum dicoccoides isolate Atlit2015 ecotype Zavitan chromosome 3B, WEW_v2.0, whole genome shotgun sequence genomic window, catcatCACTAGCTTGATCCGCCGGGCTGACGTTAGAGTAGATGGCCGCCTCACCATCAGAGGCAGACCCTTCAGAGAgtcctccgtggatgcatcccacgaaggcacgcttcacagccggcggagcccgggcgggtctcgcacgctgagccgtctcgatgaggtcggtgcagatgtccggctcagggcccagctcgccgatcttgccgatgaagacgtggattccgccgaaggggacccggtacccgtactcaattgagccggccttggggccccagcctgcgtcgtcgatgtagagcttgccgtgacgactcttggtcatctggcccacagcgtatcccttgagcccttcgaagctgcccttcaagaactcaaatccatcgtgcgctggccccacggtgggcgccaactatcgtggaattgtcacgtcagatgtcctagtgcaaggacttagtcatggagccatcgcaactaggaagcttgaaggggttaatcaggacaagagacacgagagatttatactagttcggccccttacgatgaaggtaaaagcctacgtctagttgtgattgggattATGTATGTCTCGATGACCAGGAAgcagaatcgcttgacctagctctcaagTTGTTGTTTCATACcctaaaccaccgccgggtcgtccctttatatactgaggttgacacccagcagctctacagagtcccggccggcttatagattgtatccggctcggtctcttaatctttcttgacttacaacacaagttacatgaacAAGGCGGTTTaacactatgggccttaagtctcCTCTGGGCCTTGGGGCCTTTACTAAGCCGCCATCTTCAACCTTGAGCTTCTATCTTCAGGAATGCTTGTAGGTATAACCCGACTCCTTAtggcgggtcatacctagtagttttattccgtaaggggctgatttggattcatatgtttcatgctatggttagatttatcctaattcttctttcgtagttgcggatgcttgcaagagggggtaatcataactgggaggcttgttcaagtaagaacaacatcaGAGTAACGAACGTCAATCAAACAaaaatgatgaaagtgactagatgaaattcccgtgtgtcctcaagaacacttttcttattataagagactgtttcagcctgtcctttgctataaaaaggattggctaCCTTTCTGCACCTTTGTTACCGTTACTACTTATTGCTCGTCTCAAATTacattgctatcaaactatctgttaccgacaatttcagtgcttgcaaaaaataccttgctgaaaactgcttgtcatttccttctgctcctcgttgggttcgacactcttacttatcgaaggactatgattgatcccctatacttgtggtcatcattctccaatgtatctataattttttttattccatgttattatattatcaatcgtggatattttatatgactttttatgctattttatatcattttttcggaTTAACctgttaacctagtgcctagtgccagttgttgttttctgcttgttttggtTTTTCAGAAAATCTGTACCAAACGAAGCCTAAACGCTACGGAACTTTTTAACGATTTTTTTCTGAacaagagagaccctagaagcttcgggaggagaccagaCGACAATCAAGGAGATGGCGAGGCAACAGGGCGCACCCTAGAGGGGGTGCCCTgttaccttgtgggccccatgtgtcTCCGTCTGACGTAATTTCACCTTTATAAATTCTCTAATATtgggaaaccaacagagagccacttGAAACcctttttccgccaccgcaagttttttttcttttgcgatcccatctggaggccttttttggtactctgccggaaggggaatcgatcatggagggcctctaaatCATCCTTGCtaccttccgatgatgcgtgagtagttcaccacagacctacgggtccatagctagtagctagatggcttcttctttctctttgatcttcaataccatgttctcctcgatgttcttggagttctatccgatgtaatcttattttgcggtgtgtttgttaggatccgataaattgtgagtttatgatctgaatattcatgagaagtaattgagtcttctctaaattttattatgcatgattgttatagctttgtacttTTCTTCGATCTATCcgcttggtttggccaactagattgatttatcttcaatgggagatatgctttgtgatgggttcaatcttgcggtgctctatatcccagtgacacaaggggacaagacacgtatttgtattgctgCCATTAAAaggtaaaatgatggggtttattcatagtgattgggtttactttgtctacatcatgtcatcttgcttaaggcgttacttcgtttttcatgaacttaataccatagatgcatactggatagcggccgattgatggagtaatagtagtagatgcagacaggagtcggtatatttgtctcggacgtgatgcctatatatatgatcattgccttggatattatcataactatgcgcttttctatcaattgcccaacagtaatttgttcacccaccgtatgctatgtgttcgagagagagaagtctctagtgaaaactatggccccccaggtctactttaatcatattactaaaatcTAAATTCCTTTGCTGCTATTTTAttttatgttattttgttttgttttgcaatttatccaTCTACCTATACAATATTTGATCTTTGCAAGTAACGAgtccaaggggattgacaaccctcttgcccgcgttgggtgcaagtatttgcttttgtgtgtgtatgtgttgttcatgaggctttgcgtgattctcctattggttcgataaaccttggttctcatcgagggaaatacttatctctactgtactacatCATTTCTCCTCTTCGGAAAAAAaccacgcagctcacaagtagcacaaCGCTCATCTCCCCAACAGCTGGCATCTCAGCCCAGATCGGGTGCCCGTGCCGCCTATCCCGACGAGCGGCCGCGCCCGTCTGCTGGAGATCGACTACCGGCGTGCCCGCCAGCCACCAGACCTCCTGAACAGCCAGTGGTACACCGTCGATTCTCTCGTGTGGGACACCTGGTTCCGGGACgagcacgacctgcatcggcagacgTTTTTCGCCGATCGTGATCCAAGCCCGCCATGGGCGCGCTCTGCTAGCCATGTGCGTGCTCTCAGTTCGCCCAGGTCACGCGGTCGTGCGCGGGTGCATGCACAGTTCCACGCCCTCCCCCTCGTCATCCTTGCCACCAGCTCCCACCATGACCGCCGAAGAGGAGGAGGGCTGGTGAGGAGGGTGCTCGAGGAGTCCGAGAGGGAGTACGACCGCGCCCAGCAGGACTGCCTCGACATGATGATGGCACTTTCGGGTGCCGATGATGTGGCCATACCCGAGCTGGAGGTCAAAGAGGAGCCAGTTTCGGATCCACCCGCTGCAACCTGGAACCCGGAGTTGGTGGGGGAGTCCTGGACGTGGACATCCACGGTGCCATGCAACCCACCTTAACCGCCGGCCTCGTGGGTGGGCACATACCACAGCAGGCGCCGCCCGCGCCTCTTTGGCAACCACCTGAGGCGTTGCCTGCCCTTCTTTGGCAGCCACCAATGAGGCCGCCAGCCCACCTTTGGCAGCCACGCCGTACATTGACCTCACCAtggatgatgacgacgaggacaaCGACGACTGAAGACGACCAGCAAGGCGGTGATGGCCCGATCTAGGGTTTCTAGTTTTTACATTTTTTTTAATTCCAAGTTTAATTTGAATGTTCGGGCGTGACTTTTGTGGACTTTCTAAGTTAATGTAATATGTATCGTTTTTAATTATTTGTAATGTTTTTTTAATTTAAGTTCATAATGCGGACAAATATTTGAAATGCGGCGGTCGGTTGAGCGCATCGACAGATGAGTGACCGCAAACGGACGGTCGTGTCCGTTTTACCGACGCAAATGGACAGAAATCAAACATAATCCATATCATTTGCGGTCGTGCGTTGAAGTTGGCCTTATAGCTACTTTGTGTTTGTGCTTTGCCTCATAAGCCTTTCGTATTATATGTTGCTGCGTTTTAGGGAGGCTGTCATATAGAGACTCTGCTAGAGCTGTTTTAAACCAGTTTAAGTTCACGTTTTTCACATCCAAATTTGGCCCTTTCTCCGTAAAATTCGATTCTGAAATTGCAAATTGTGGTGGATTAGCCGGCCGGAGGAAGCAGGTGAAAGGCCGAGATATTTCTTTCCCGTAGTCGTCGCCTCACGCTGCCCCTGAGTAGCTCCCGTAGCTCGCCGCTCCGTGCGCCATGAGTTGCGCGGCGGTGTGTGCTCCCACCTCCGGTCTCGGCCGCCACCACGgcttcctctcctccccctcgACTGTATGCAGGCGACGAGGGAGAGCTTCCTACACTATCCGGGCCTGTGCCAACTCCGGCGACGCGGATGACAGCGGCGGAGGTCTCCTACCTCGGATGGTGCTGCACGACTCCCTCGATGCCGCGGGGGTCGTCACTGATCACGCTAGGGCGGCGAGGGACGGGTTCGCGGTGCAGATCGGGAGGCTCACGAGGCTCAACGCTGAGACCAGCATCGCCATCAGCCGCGGCGCCGATCTCGCGCGGGCCGCGCTCTGTATCGCGGCTGAGGACGACTCGCTCGTCTCCCACTCCTCTGTGCCGCTCCCCGTCGACGCCTTCATTGCTCGCCTTGACGACCTTTCCACCGGGTTCCTCGCCGCGGGATTCCTCCCGCCCTCCGGCGCGCCGCCCGAGGTCTTCTTCGACCACCtcgaccgctacctctacgtccacAAGGTAATTTGACAGTCAAATTGATGCGATCATGTTACATTTTGGGAtaaatcggcataaatgccacgggcaCATTTTGGTATCGATATGAGACTCCGAATATGCAATTTCAAGCCCTTCATTAAATTATGCGGAATCGTGTTCCATCTATCAGTTGTACCATCAATTGATGTGCTAGCATGTTACTACGTTGCAATTTTTCATTCAGGGCTTTCGAAGAACAAACGTAGCATCAGATGCTCGGGCTATGTATCTTCACTCGGTATGATTGACCCTGTCTTCTCCGCTTTGTATGTAATCTCACGTGATTGCCATGTGTGTGGTCTATCCATTCTAATGTTGTTTTTGTTGTCTACAATTGGCAGACTTTGACATGCCGATCAGGATCAGCTCTAATGCTTTCGTTGATATATTCGGAGATGCTAAAGACACTACGGTTATATGGCTTACTAGACTTCGATGAGGAGATCTACTTTCCACATGATCTCAATGGCCGCCCTAGGGGCTATGACAAACGAAGAAGCAAGTTTTGTGATGAACCAAATATTATGACAGCGAAGTCACTTTTGGTTGAGGTGAGCTTATTTTGATCTTCATTCCAGATGTTCCATTTTCAAACGTCATTTAGCTGTGGAAGTATCAGGCAAGAATAACTTTGAGCATTTGCTAAATACTCATTTAATGTTTTTGGGGAAGTATCCTGCAATTAAGAAATCTTAGCTCGCTCTGGTTTGCTGAATAGAGATATTTTCATCAGCTTCTTCACTAGCAGCAAAATGGCTGCCATATTGGTTTTGGGTTTCAGAACGAGACTTGAGTTCAATCCCTTCTTGGCAAATTTTATATGCAAATACTGTCAAAGGTGTTTCATAACTTTAGACAATTCATTCTCACGACATTCTGGACTAGCCTAAACTTATTATTTGGTTCTGTTCCATACTTATCCGTATACAAGTCTTCTGTTTAGAAAATAAACTAGAGTTTGGCAGGCCTTTTCAGCATTCACCACTTATTGCTTTCTTAGCTTCATACACATTATACAATACAACTGTAAGTAATGTATTTTCCTTAGGGTCTTTTGTTTCACCCGCTCATGTTTGAGACCCAACAGTTAAGTTACATTTGCAAAGTTATTACGTGTCCCCCAAACCAGGTAACATTACGTGGTTTTCACCTGATGATTCTGGACGTTACATCCGATTCGTATACTCAGAACCAGAAATTTAGGTGTCAACTCTTAATTGGGTATTTTTCTGAATAATATCTTAACTGGGCTTTTACCTGGAACTGTATCCCAACCCTGAATAGCTTGCTCTGGGCGTTACATGGTTGCTTATCTCTTAAGATAGTTTGCTTCTTCTCCTAATGTTAGCTATCATGCTTTGGTTCTCTTCTTTTAATGGTGATTTTATAAGGCTCCAACAGTTGACATCTGTTGAATGCAATGACATTTGGGCATACTTTGATTAATCCGTTTTCCAGATTTTACAAACTCTGAAGGGTATGTTTTGGCCGTTCCAGTCTAATCAGTCAAGTAGCTTATTTTTGAATGCTGTTGCTGCAAACCACCATGGCCCTGGTAATGTAGGCGGCAGTCAGGCAAGGTCACATGGCAATATAAGGTTTGTTTTGTGTATAACCTGGTCAGCATACAATTGCTATTGTCATCATACATGATACGAATTACGACACTGGAGTGACGTGATTTTATTTTTATAGTGCCATAGAGATGGCTGCTGCTAAATCTGCTCAACATAGGTTGATGCGTGGAGTATGGACTAATGTGCGCTTTGGTGATATGCGTCGTGCTTTGGCAGGTACAACACTTTTCCGTTTAGTTTCTTACTAATTTGGAGGTGCATACAAGGACGACGTGGTGGAACTCGTGGACCTTCCGTTAAAATGATTAGAATAAGTCACCTCATTGATAATTCACAATAGTGCCTTTGATTTTTCTGTTTCTTATTCACGATATATCCAAACTATCCACACCTGTACATTCCTTGTTCCCCATCAAGAATTTTGGAAACAGATAGGCCATTGCCTTTCTTTTCTCTAAGTCCCTGTTTCTCCAAATCTGCATTTTCTAGCAGTCACTGACCAGGTTCATTCATACCATGCATCTTGATGGCAGCTTGCGAGAGATTGATCCTACTGAATCACAATCCCTGTGAGCTTAGGGACTATGCTGCCCTTCTGTACCACTGTGGCTACTACAAAGATTGCCTGCAGTACTTAACGTCGTACCAAAATGCCATGGTATTTCATCTTCAAATCTTGCATTCAGCCATTGTAAATACTACGCCGCCTGTAAATGCCACTCTACATCTATTCCTTACAGGTTGGGCAGCCCCGGACCAATCCACTGGAGATGTTGGAGGACGACGCAGTGAACACTCTCACGGCACGAGTAAACCTAATTTTAGCAGAGGATGGCTGGGACAGCCACAGACCTGCTGCAAGTTACTGGACCAAAAATTCTGAGCCATGGTAGACACTCTTGACCGATCAGTGTATATAATTCACTAACTGAGACATGGATGTGCAACAACTTGTACATATAATTGTACCCTGGACGTTTTCAAGCATTTATGAAATGGGACTAAATTCTGGTGCCGTTCTCACTTTGCATCTTTCTCAACTTGTGCAGTCAAAAACAATCACGACAAATGTAAACTCATATTGATTTTTAGTCTTCAGTTATGTTCACCGAAGAACTTGTACGAGATATTAACCATTGATGTAAACCTCGAAAGTTTACCACGGATCACAGTATCGCAGTAGCATAAGATTcaaggattactagtagtagtagatATAATCCAAATACAGTCATAGGGATCGAAGAAAGCCAAACAATATTGTCATTACACAGGATAACCAAACTAATTATGATAATAAGTACTAGCATATCACGAATGACTAGTAGCACCGGATGAACTCTAATAGAGAAGGAATTGATTAAACCTCAATAATAAAACCTGACTAACTACTAGAAGAGCAAACTGATCACTGAAGCAGCAAGACGAGACCGACACAAAGAGCGGCCATCGCTGCAGCGAGAGCGACGCCGCCGGCAGCAACCGCAGCGGCACCAGAGGACGTGCCCGGTGAAGACCCACCGTGCCCGCCGCCAGACCCAGAGCCGTCTCCGCCTTGGCCTGGCGCATAGGCGGCCGGAGCAGGCGCGGGCGCAGGCTCGGCCGGGTGCACCATGACGCGCACGATGAGCCTCTGGCCCTCCTCGCAATGCCCCGGCTCACCGCTGATGAAGCAGAAGAAGCCCGGCCTATCGAGACGCACCGTGGTGCTGCCGTCGGCGAACCTTGACAGGGGGTCCGTGGCGTTGCAGGCGTCGAACTCCTCGCGGGAGACGAGGAGCACCGAGTCGTTCTCGTACTTGAAGTCTGGAATCAAAAGAAAAGATCAGGTTGCAGG contains:
- the LOC119275839 gene encoding uncharacterized protein LOC119275839 isoform X1, whose product is MSCAAVCAPTSGLGRHHGFLSSPSTVCRRRGRASYTIRACANSGDADDSGGGLLPRMVLHDSLDAAGVVTDHARAARDGFAVQIGRLTRLNAETSIAISRGADLARAALCIAAEDDSLVSHSSVPLPVDAFIARLDDLSTGFLAAGFLPPSGAPPEVFFDHLDRYLYVHKGFRRTNVASDARAMYLHSTLTCRSGSALMLSLIYSEMLKTLRLYGLLDFDEEIYFPHDLNGRPRGYDKRRSKFCDEPNIMTAKSLLVEILQTLKGMFWPFQSNQSSSLFLNAVAANHHGPGNVGGSQARSHGNISAIEMAAAKSAQHRLMRGVWTNVRFGDMRRALAACERLILLNHNPCELRDYAALLYHCGYYKDCLQYLTSYQNAMVGQPRTNPLEMLEDDAVNTLTARVNLILAEDGWDSHRPAASYWTKNSEPW
- the LOC119275839 gene encoding uncharacterized protein LOC119275839 isoform X2, whose translation is MSCAAVCAPTSGLGRHHGFLSSPSTVCRRRGRASYTIRACANSGDADDSGGGLLPRMVLHDSLDAAGVVTDHARAARDGFAVQIGRLTRLNAETSIAISRGADLARAALCIAAEDDSLVSHSSVPLPVDAFIARLDDLSTGFLAAGFLPPSGAPPEVFFDHLDRYLYVHKGFRRTNVASDARAMYLHSTLTCRSGSALMLSLIYSEMLKTLRLYGLLDFDEEIYFPHDLNGRPRGYDKRRSKFCDEPNIMTAKSLLVESNQSSSLFLNAVAANHHGPGNVGGSQARSHGNISAIEMAAAKSAQHRLMRGVWTNVRFGDMRRALAACERLILLNHNPCELRDYAALLYHCGYYKDCLQYLTSYQNAMVGQPRTNPLEMLEDDAVNTLTARVNLILAEDGWDSHRPAASYWTKNSEPW
- the LOC119275840 gene encoding early nodulin-like protein 1; this translates as MAALMIGSSSKPVLLLPALAFVLAFVAIPALTTPAQGLVFHVGGPRGWRVPDANTSYGWWAMNNRFHVGDELYFKYENDSVLLVSREEFDACNATDPLSRFADGSTTVRLDRPGFFCFISGEPGHCEEGQRLIVRVMVHPAEPAPAPAPAAYAPGQGGDGSGSGGGHGGSSPGTSSGAAAVAAGGVALAAAMAALCVGLVLLLQ